From a region of the Dictyostelium discoideum AX4 chromosome 2 chromosome, whole genome shotgun sequence genome:
- the agnA gene encoding argonaut-like protein, translated as MGPKKPNIQDEPNQPNPAGGVKPPPGFQQQPQHQQQQQQPRGPPPGFQQQQQPQQQQQQQPQQQQQQQQPRGPPPGFHQQGHPQGHPQGQQQGHPQQGQQQRGPQQQGQQQGNPQQQQRGPQQGHPQQQQRGPQQGHPQQGHPQQGQQQQRGPQQGQQQGQQQQRGPQQGPQQGQPKQPSGSWGKQPPQNLQPQQQPQQQQQQQQQQQTTTTTTTTTSSSSPAAAQVPTISRKDLVKDDDIENIAIVPAKPRSIQSQPISVITNFFPVQVRQNRSLFLYRIDYDPPQVARDRRFKVMKEFLAANSLIFTKYDGDSLLFSAKKIQINSQNVDGVQILIKLAKEFDHTDKSITQFFNVLTKSFMRSMGYSLMGRNYYTSVGKRDVPKHFLEVWKGFSTSVIPTEAGTMLLCDSTTKVVRSQTVLERIRYLNNNTNRCTAEIVNSIVLTRYNNKTYRISGISWQGKNSKVTDIMEGSTTFLQYYQKNYPKYKITDLNQPLLKSEVKMRGMKQTIYLVPELTYLTGLNDEMRKDFHIMKDLAEESNVEPYKRIDNLNNFVNGFNTNPTISKELESWGISYQPALKVEGCVLQAPKNVPINNANALRNVKWVFIVEQLDFQRGECQKNLDLFLRESQLQPPTIHHPVLPKSSRDIKSTIYTDIMEQYVKKGVSFFLIIIPQNNAEVYKGIKMKSLIQFRVLTQCIFSRTFDKGRPVSVKLKQQVVAKLGLAPWGLGQDIYKGVPKKTMVIGVDVGHNSDMKGHSVVGFVATIDDKFQKFFSRAYAQERPGKEIIHSLEDATKEAMKSYFNHNNCLPELVIVYRDGVGDGMLDLVNKTEIAAMKKGFAETPSSWGTKPKLVYTIVKKNTNARFFTNDNQKANPPPGTLIDSKITHQNWYDFFLVSQVAFKGSINPTHYHVLLDEHQMAADLFQFFTFQMCHLYFNFEKSVRVPASCQFAHKMAFLIGRTVGRNVDKDLSDKLYFL; from the exons ATGGGTCCTAAAAAACCAAACATACAAGATGAACCAAACCAACCAAATCCAGCAGGAGGCGTAAAACCACCACCAGGTttccaacaacaaccacaacatcaacaacaacaacaacaaccaagaGGTCCACCACCAGGtttccaacaacaacaacaaccacaacaacaacaacaacaacaaccacaacaacaacaacaacaacaacaaccaagaGGTCCACCACCAGGTTTCCATCAACAAGGTCACCCACAAGGTCACCCACAAGGCCAACAACAAGGTCACCCACAACAAGGTCAACAACAAAGAGGTCCACAACAACAAGGTCAACAACAAGGTAacccacaacaacaacaaagaggTCCACAACAAGGTCacccacaacaacaacaaagaggTCCACAACAAGGTCACCCACAACAAGGTCACCCACAACAaggtcaacaacaacaaagaggTCCACAACAAGGTCAACAACAaggtcaacaacaacaaagggGCCCACAACAAGGTCCACAACAAGGTCAACCAAAACAACCAAGTGGTTCTTGGGGTAAGCAGCCACCACAAAATcttcaaccacaacaacaaccacaacaacaacagcaacaacaacaacaacaacaaacaaccactaccactactactaccacttcATCAAGTTCACCAGCAGCAGCACAGGTTCCAACAATTTCAAGAAAAGATTTAGTcaaagatgatgatattgaaaatattgcaATTGTCCCAGCAAAACCAAGATCAATTCAAAGTCAACCAATTTCTGTTATTACAAATTTCTTCCCAGTTCAAGTAAGACAAAATAGAAGTTTATTCCTCTATCGTATTGATTACGATCCACCACAAGTTGCAAGAGATAGAAGATTCAAGGTTATGAAAGAATTCCTAGCTGCAAATTCTTTAATCTTTACTAAATATGATGGtgattctttattattcTCTGCTAAAAAGATTCAAATTAATTCTCAAAATGTTGATGGagttcaaattttaattaaattagcAAAAGAATTTGATCATactgataaatcaattactCAATTCTTTAATGTTTTAACCAAATCT tttatGAGATCAATGGGATATTCATTAATGGGTAGAAATTATTATACATCAGTTGGTAAAAGAGATGTACCAAAACACTTTTTAGAAGTTTGGAAAGGTTTTAGTACATCAGTTATTCCAACTGAAGCTGGTACAATGTTATTATGTGATTCAACTACCAAAGTTGTTAGATCTCAGACTGTATTGGAAAGAATtagatatttaaataataataccaatagaTGCACCGCTGAAATTGtaaattcaattgttttaactcgttataataataaaacttatCGTATCTCTGGTATTTCATGGCAAGGTAAAAATTCAAAGGTTACCGATATTATGGAAGGTTCAACTACCTTTTtacaatattatcaaaagaattatccaaaatataaaatcaccgatttaaatcaaccattattaaaatctgaAGTTAAAATGAGAGGTATGAAacaaacaatttatttagttCCAGAATTAACTTATTTAACTGGTTTAAATGATGAa atgcgTAAAGATTTTCATATTATGAAAGATTTAGCAGAAGAATCAAATGTTGAACCATATAAaagaattgataatttaaataattttgttaaTGGATTTAATACAAAtccaacaatttcaaaagagTTGGAATCATGGGGTATTTCTTATCAACCAGCTTTAAAAGTTGAAGGTTGTGTATTACAAGCACCAAAGAATGTTCCAATTAATAACGCCAATGCATTGAGAAATGTTAAATGGGTATTCATTGTTGAACAACTTGATTTCCAAAGAGGTGAGTGTCAAAAGAATCTTGATCTTTTCCTTAGAGAAAGTCAATTACAACCACCAACTATTCATCATCCAGTACTTCCAAAGAGTTCCCGTGATATTAAATCAACCATTTACACTGATATTATGGAACAATATGTCAAAAAAGGTGTTAGCttctttttgattattattccTCAAAATAATGCAGAAGTTTACAAAGGTATCAAAATGAAGTCATTGATCCAATTCAGAGTTTTAACTCAATGTATCTTTTCTAGAACCTTTGATAAAGGTAGACCAGTCTCTGTCAAATTGAAACAACAAGTGGTTGCCAAGTTAGGTTTAGCACCATGGGGTCTCGGTCAAGATATCTACAAGGGTGTACCAAAGAAAACCATGGTCATTGGTGTCGATGTTGGTCACAATTCAGATATGAAAGGTCATTCAGTGGTTGGTTTCGTTGCAACCATCGATGATAAATTCCAAAAGTTTTTCTCTCGTGCTTACGCTCAAGAACGTCCtggtaaagaaattattCATTCCCTTGAGGACGCCACCAAAGAAGCTATGAAAAGCTACTTTAACCATAACAATTGTTTACCAGAATTGGTGATTGTTTATCGTGATGGTGTTGGTGATGGTATGTTGGATCTCGTCAATAAGACTGAAATTGCCGCAATGAAAAAAGGTTTTGCCGAAACTCCTTCTTCTTGGGGTACTAAACCAAAATTGGTTTACACTATCGTTAAAAAGAATACAAACGCTCGTTTCTTTACAAACGATAATCAAAAAGCAAATCCTCCACCAGGTACTTTAATCGATTCAAAGATTACCCATCAAAATTGGTACGATTTCTTTTTGGTCTCTCAAGTTGCTTTCAAAGGTTCAATCAATCCAACTCATTACCATGTCTTATTGGATGAACATCAAATGGCTGCTGATTTATTCCAATTCTTTACTTTCCAAATGTGTCAtctttatttcaattttgaaaaatctgTTCGTGTACCAGCAAGTTGTCAATTTGCTCATAAAATGgcatttttaattggtagAACTGTTGGTCGTAATGTTGATAAAGATTTATctgataaattatatttccTTTAA